The Cuculus canorus isolate bCucCan1 chromosome 5, bCucCan1.pri, whole genome shotgun sequence DNA segment GTTTTTCACAGGATCAAACTGCCGTGTCCCGTGTGGCTGCGAGTCACACTCACCCTTCCCATGAGCTTTTTAGGCAGAGAAAGCCCATGCAGACAAAAAGAGCTCTGTGTGAGTGCACACGAGGTGGATTAAATCAACAATTACAGGAAATATTTAGTAGATGTTGGATATTATCTGTCGTTATTTCTGCTTGTCTCTTGTTTGCTCAGTCAGTGACAATCCCAACAACTtctgttcagtgttttctggatattcatagaatcatagaatggtttgggttggaagggaccttaaagatcatccagttccaacgcccctgcaatggcagagacacctcccactagaacaggctgccctgtTCACTAATTTCATGCTTCTTTGTGGGGCAGGCACATAGTTAAGTGtaagttttaaacatttttgcctGTGGCAATTTTCAGTTGTATGGTACTagaatgtgtttattttaccCTGAATGTTCTTTCCCCTACCTTATCAGCTATCATTCTTGATTCCTACGCAGCCCTTAtcacagaagtatttatttataattctttctttgcaggCTGATGTCCTacacagaagtgaggctgattAACGCACACATGCGAATtgctggaggagaggctgaaggacACCTTGTTCTGATTTATCAGCGTTGTTATTCTTCAGGTGAGATGAAGAATTTGATTCTGTTTAGGAAATACTTCGTTTTTCTAATGCAACTGAACTTCAGTCCACCTTTTTTTGCAGTACAGATTTCAACAAATGAATTTTCTGTAAACCAAGATGCAGAGCCTTTCACTGGTAGAAAGTCTCAGTAATCCAGACTCAACTCGCCTGATGTCTCTAAAAGACCCAGCAGTTGCAGTAGGTGATACGTCTCTCGACGAAAGTGACTGTAACTTGAATGAAAGGacaattaatgaaaaaaatattaatcttgAAGTAATGGAGCAAAGCCTCCCTGTGAACAGCAAAGGGAGAAGTTGTGAAGGGTTTGCTGAGAGCAGTTATAGTACCTCAGAACCCAGCAGTTCCTGGGGTGATTTTGAAGGCTTCAAGGAGCCCTTAGACGAATCGGAGAGATTCAGTCATAATCCTGAAGTTTTGCTGAATTCAACAAAAACTTCTAGAGTTGATACGGACTTGAGCAGAGGATACTGCAGAGCTTCTGCTGGTCGCTTTTGCTCTGAGCCACCTCTACAAAGTGGGATACAGGAGCCTTCGAGCTCTCTCAGTGAGGTATGTGTTGATAGCAAACCAAAGACCATAAATGTTTGTGTTACTGCTTCCTACATCTGAAGATTTGTTTCTGAGTGCCCTCTCTATAGAGGATAACGCTGTACAAGGAGAGACGCTGTCAACCTACTGCACAGCTAACTCAAGTGGaacaaaagcagcttctttACAGTGTTTGACAAGCACTTAAGTTATCCTCCTGGAGAACTTTAAAGAATGTAATGTGCTACTTTGCTTCTAGGCACTAGGAGTAAGCAAGCATGTAGAGATGGAAAACCTAGCCCTGAAACGTGTACAATTTCAAAGATAAGCAGGAATGAgtacaggaaacaaaaaatcagGAAGGTGGGTAACAAAACTGGAGTTGACAAAAGTTCTGTGAGCTACCTGTAACCTTATTGAAATAAACCAACACAAAATTGAGTTAgtaattggggaaaaaaggtgttATTTGAGATACTGCCTAAATAATCCAGCAGCCTTTCTGCCTACTGCAGGGGGTttgtaactagatgatctttaaggtacattccaacccaaactgttctatggttctattatTTTAGACTGATTTGGGGTGGAAGTTAatgacaaacaaaaattaatagaaataatttaatatcaTTCACTTTCTAAAATAGGATGTTACAGTCTAACACAATGTTAGAAGTAATAATctgaataaataatataatgTGTCGTTATCAGAACGAAAGAGGTTCAGGGTTATACCTCACTGTACTTAGTGTTTCCATGTTTACCAAACATGTATCACCAAAGtgagcaaaacagaagaaaaataagaacatacaaatacaaaacaaaccacTCTCATTCTTGCTACTTTTATCCTATGTtaagcattgaaaaaaaagagcaatgaaaTTCCTCAGAGTTAATCGGTAGCAGTAATAGCTTACTGCTTGTAGTCTGTCAGAGAGGTTTGTGTATGCATAACAAACTGAAGGTTTTCAGGAGACAGGCTTGCTTGCTGTTGCATGGGAACTTCATCTGTTGCCAAGGTGGTGCTAGGGAAAGCACAAAGGTGCATGGCGTGAAGCTCTCCAGCACTGATGGAGTGGAGATCACAAGTCACCTGGTTATTGGTATGCATAAATTTACATTGTTTATAATGCTGGAAGCTGGGGACCAGAAGTCTTATGTTAAAGAAATAGAGTATGTAATGACTGGAGCTGAAATAGAATATAGCAGgttgtttgatttctttccaaaagcagtAGATCTTAACCTTATTGAAAACTTcgctttatttttttgcatttagtAAAGGCAAAAAGACATGTCCAGTATGAGCTGGATTTTAACTCTGCCTAGAGTTACAAGTTGTCTTTTCTTGTCTCAGGGTAGAGAGacggctgcagagctgcttgaGATTTCTTTGGGTGTAGAATATTCATGTAGCACATCCTTCATCCCTGtgcattttgtattgtttttttgaGATCGTAACCTctttcaatagaaaaaaagtctgggcaggttggaagggacctggaGTGTCTGACATCAGAGGTCTGAGCATCAGCATCAAAAACTTCAGTTAATTAAACAATGTCAGTCCAGAGAAGAATCAcatattttaagatgaaaacaaTCACTGTTTTCCTTGCAGTAGCTGGATACTTTGCCTACATGGTTGAATTAGGGATTTTTCATGTGCTTCTTAAATAGTGATTATTGTGAGAGGGACTGGTGTGCTCGCTTAAGCGTTTTTGATATAATAGGATACAGAGGATTTGTTCCAAAAGCATGGATGTGAAATTTGTACATTCTGATTTTTATAATCAGTTCAAAGCTACACCGTAAATGAAAATACACTCAAATTTTATATTAGAAACAGCTGCTGAAGTAGACAATAGTAAAGATGGTATCAAAAAAAGCTCTTGCACTTTTCCTGTATGCTGGGTTTTTCATCTGGCTTGGCTAAACTGTAAGCCAGTGACTACTACGCGTGTTGGAGCAACACAACAGGTGCTAAGAAGGT contains these protein-coding regions:
- the CLBA1 gene encoding LOW QUALITY PROTEIN: uncharacterized protein CLBA1 (The sequence of the model RefSeq protein was modified relative to this genomic sequence to represent the inferred CDS: deleted 1 base in 1 codon), which gives rise to MSYTEVRLINAHMRIAGGEAEGHLVLIYQRCYSSVQISTNEFSVTKMQSLSLVESLSNPDSTRLMSLKDPAVAVGDTSLDESDCNLNERTINEKNINLEVMEQSLPVNSKGRSCEGFAESSYSTSEPSSSWGDFEGFKEPLDESERFSHNPEVLLNSTKTSRVDTDLSRGYCRASAGRFCSEPPLQSGIQEPSSSLSEVNHSYEDIFKLGFPEIFVSQSRESIKSLDQVLNTNNEDAGIPELMKSQICVDSGNIWKILRDTDNTPSLRHPWSKSHCQENLLSVLGVGANQKDFAGSQDEIFEESNVKEHEDFRFDGFDVKDCKAVIQTKLSVSSDSRHGHLFTRNLFFKTTSSNGNMQCITAPRKKHIFAKHNLKMKFFSSDVC